The Pochonia chlamydosporia 170 chromosome 1, whole genome shotgun sequence genome window below encodes:
- a CDS encoding alanine racemase (similar to Metarhizium robertsii ARSEF 23 XP_007820571.2) — protein MADDADRPSFTSFWKKGKQKLRGKTSGRPDEPQVDVEGATETNASTQKEKAQLRRAQVRRAQIQHRQRKANYIKQLELDVSELRDLLSLTEKETAALFKENFLIREALENAGVSSSGAVKSPEQALEQMALEPQEESPELFGDIDIDDLTVTLSVDSALGGPCFYISSNSGSSVSETPARMIGGVALTWEQEQRAVNFILGLEHCCWNHFSMGDFHLHDPELTSEAEKGHTLMATAYCMASAPDSIYTDRSALDTKSKKAPSFQWGASGITLDSLHGLAASLNPGDLEVTPVQAWFELASRYPVEVLMGGTVLDMLQREFNGVVKCVMYGAVIERLAFESIIARVLGPSEGSLWG, from the exons atggccgacgacGCTGACAGACCGTCCTTCACATCCTTctggaagaagggcaagcaGAAGCTCCGTGGTAAGACGTCGGGACGGCCAGACGAGCCACAGGTAGATGTAGAGGGAGCGACGGAAACGA acgccagcACACAAAAGGAAAAAGCCCAACTACGACGCGCCCAAGTCCGCCGCGCGCAGATCCAGCACCGCCAACGCAAGGCAAACTACATCAAGCAACTAGAACTAGATGTCTCGGAGCTACGAGACCTGCTCTCCCTGACAGAGAAGGAAACCGCCGCGCTGTTCAAGGAGAATTTCCTGATCCGAGAGGCGCTCGAGAATGCGGGCGTGAGTTCCTCGGGTGCGGTAAAGTCCCCGGAACAGGCGCTGGAGCAGATGGCGCTTGAGCCGCAGGAGGAATCGCCAGAGCTGTTTGGCGatattgacattgatgacTTGACGGTCACGTTGAGCGTGGATAGTGCGCTTGGCGGGCCGTGTTTCTATATTAGTTCGAATTCGGGCTCGTCTGTCAGCGAGACGCCTGCCCGGATGATAGGCGGCGTTGCGTTGACGtgggagcaggagcagcGGGCAGTCAACTTTATCCTCGG ACTCGAGCACTGCTGCTGGAATCACTTCTCCATGGGCGACTTCCACCTGCACGACCCGGAGCTCACGTCCGAAGCAGAAAAGGGACACACCCTCATGGCAACGGCGTACTGCATGGCCAGCGCCCCGGACTCCATCTACACTGACCGTTCTGCCCTGGACACCAAGAGCAAAAAGGCACCTTCTTTCCAGTGGGGAGCCTCGGGCATCACCCTGGATTCCTTGCACGGGCTAGCTGCGTCGTTGAACCCGGGGGATTTGGAAGTCACGCCTGTTCAAGCGTGGTTTGAGCTGGCGAGCCGGTACCCCGTGGAGGTGCTGATGGGGGGTACCGTGCTGGATATGCTGCAGAGGGAGTTTAACGGCGTGGTCAAGTGTGTCATGTATGGGGCTGTGATTGAGCGGTTGGCGTTTGAGAGTATTATTGCGAGGGTGTTGGGGCCTTCGGAGGGCTCGCTGTGGGgttga